A part of bacterium genomic DNA contains:
- a CDS encoding ABC transporter permease — MFKIFIGKHYSFLLISLSLIALILFWWVLSLFFRPEFLPSPILVFKGACSIFVSGLFLSHMYYTLLRIVSGFVLSMLISLVLGIAMGRSKYVEKFFEAEILVGLTIPALAWAVISIMWFGLKDFAAIFAITVLITPVITLNVVQGMKNLDKSLIEMAKTFEAKRTLVIRTIIIPQLLPYLFAATRFGLGLAWKTVVIVEMLGLSNGIGYMVAFWFGMFSMKDVLAWTLSFTLVMLVIEYGLLGRLEKWATRWRPVISF; from the coding sequence ATGTTCAAAATATTCATCGGAAAACACTACTCGTTTTTGCTAATTAGTCTTTCGCTGATTGCTCTGATCCTTTTTTGGTGGGTTTTGTCGTTATTTTTTAGGCCGGAATTTCTCCCAAGTCCTATCCTCGTTTTTAAGGGTGCGTGCTCTATTTTTGTTTCTGGGCTGTTCCTTTCCCATATGTATTACACTTTACTCAGAATTGTAAGCGGATTTGTATTATCAATGCTAATAAGCTTAGTGTTAGGCATAGCGATGGGCAGATCGAAATATGTTGAAAAATTCTTTGAGGCAGAAATCCTTGTCGGTCTGACCATCCCTGCTTTAGCTTGGGCTGTGATTTCAATTATGTGGTTTGGCTTAAAGGATTTTGCTGCAATTTTCGCTATCACCGTCTTGATTACACCTGTAATCACACTCAATGTAGTTCAAGGAATGAAAAACTTAGATAAAAGCCTCATTGAGATGGCCAAGACCTTCGAAGCTAAAAGAACACTGGTCATAAGAACCATCATTATTCCCCAATTGCTTCCATATTTGTTCGCTGCAACAAGGTTCGGCTTAGGACTGGCTTGGAAAACTGTCGTTATTGTAGAGATGTTGGGGCTGAGTAACGGCATAGGTTACATGGTCGCGTTTTGGTTTGGTATGTTCTCAATGAAGGATGTTCTTGCATGGACACTTTCTTTTACTTTGGTAATGTTGGTAATTGAATATGGCTTGTTGGGACGGTTGGAAAAATGGGCAACACGATGGAGACCAGTAATATCATTTTAG